The following coding sequences lie in one Pararge aegeria chromosome 25, ilParAegt1.1, whole genome shotgun sequence genomic window:
- the LOC120634700 gene encoding uncharacterized protein LOC120634700 — protein sequence MYVFRCIGRLIVIFNVLALCQSDTSLKIEQVLSDVLKNITLANKVLQKLLKNYERLEKVYQSEKKLKSDTTETEVDESFKNLMPSIQSIKQRERSFKQNTRNPYIGTAIIYDSESVEKASQDTNVIKKVNENVKTSKKHPNYVKDRNVVTEKVLNNKFQNAKSEINTSSGEKKSKLSKESSSEDIESDEVEQIFIEIPSEVSDVALKSSHERIVKSYSNKSIKNMLGEKTRFSIQRTFPNKIRNNGRRIKKVVYSELFSPNEIKHSLPVRLRNYKNQRFLKRKSMIKNNEKITVLILTNNEEKRDSWKVKPKKTKSNVEEYLRNNNFLNESLRSEYGDACLQMPIKKCKKALQIVNKNICKRRFKCKSDFKSDFVRQSSVGCNKEFAYREMDGKIVNDTNLNEENTEKFSPPEFGRLKKSKVP from the exons ATGTACGTTTTTCGTTGCATTGGTAGActgattgttatttttaatgtccTG GCATTATGTCAATCCGATACATCACTTAAAATAGAACAAGTGCTTTCAGATGTGctcaaaaatattacattagcTAATAAGGTTTTACAAAAACTTTTGAAGAATTATGAACGTCTTGaaaaagtctaccaatctgaaaaaaaattaaaaagtgataCCACTGAAACTGAAGTCGACgaatcatttaaaaatttaatgccaaGCATACAAAGCATTAAACAAAGAGAAAGATCGTTTAAGCAAAATACAAGAAATCCTTACATAGGTACTGCAATAATTTATGACAGTGAATCAGTAGAAAAAGCTTCGCAAGATACTAATGTAATAAAGAAAgtaaatgaaaatgtaaaaacaagtaaaaaacACCCTAACTATGTTAAAGATAGAAATGTTGTAACCGAAAAAGTTTTGAATAACAAGTTTCAAAATGcaaaaagtgaaataaatacAAGTTCAGGTgaaaagaaaagtaaattatCTAAAGAAAGCTCATCGGAAGATATTGAATCTGATGAAGTGGAACAGATATTTATAGAAATACCAAGTGAAGTAAGCGACGTAGCTTTAAAGTCATCACATGAGAGAATTGTAAAAAGTTAttctaataaatcaataaaaaacatgttGGGCGAAAAGACAAGATTTAGTATCCAACGCACGTTTCCGAATAAAATCAGAAACAATGgtagaagaattaaaaaagttgtttattCAGAATTGTTTTCtccaaatgaaataaaacattcattacCTGTAAgactaagaaattataaaaaccaaAGATTTCTTAAACGCAAATCTATGATaaagaataatgaaaaaataacagTTCTAATTTTAACAAACAATGAAGAA aaaCGCGATAGTTGGAAAGTTAAACCAAAAAAGACAAAATCAAATGTGGAAGAATATttacgaaataataattttcttaacgAATCATTGCGAAGTGAATACGGGGATGCATGCTTACAAATGCCTATAAAGAAATGTAAGAAA GCTCTtcaaattgtaaacaaaaatatttgtaaaaggCGTTTCAAATGCAAATCAGATTTTAAATCAGACTTTGTACGACAATCTTCTGTTggttgcaataaagaatttgctTATAGAGAAATGGATGGAAAAATTGTAAATGATACtaatttaaatgaagaaaatactgAAAAGTTCAGTCCACCAGAGTTTGGAAGACTAAAAAAGAGTAAGGTTCCTTAG